CGCGGAACGACGGACTCGCCGCCGCGGCGACCTCGTGCTCACGCCGCGCGGGAAGGGGGACGAACCGGGCGCGCATCGGGCCCGATTCTAAGGCCGCGGAATCGCCTCGGTTCCGTGCGTCCCTGCCCGGTTTCGTCCGTCCACGACTCGGGGGGCGGGCGACGCTATTCTGGGCCGTCGCGAAAGGAGGCCCCCGTGAGCGATCCCCATCCCTACGTCGTCCACCTCGAGCCGAAGTTCCCGGCGCTCCGGACCATCGACGTCGCCGGCCTCGCGGCGGCATGCACGGACCGCTGGTACAACCAGACGCTCTGCCGCGTCGACGAGGCCGTCGTGCGCCTCGGCGTCGTCGAGGGGGAGTATCACTGGCATCATCACGACGAGGAAGACGAATTCTTCTACGTCGTCGAAGGAAGGCTGCTCGTCGACGTCCGCGAGGGCGCGGCGGAGCGGACGCTCGATCTCTCCCCCGGCCAGGGCGTCGTCGTCCCGAAGAACGTCGAGCACCGCCCTCGCGCGCCGCGACGCACGGTCATTCTGATGGTCGAGCGCGGGACGATCGTGCCGACGGGAACGAAGTGAGCCGGCGAGGCCCGGCGCCGCCATCCACCGCCGAGTTCGAGGCGCGGCGAGGCGCGAGCCCGCCGGGATGCGGGTCGCCCGCGGCGTCCCGAGGCCTACTGGGAACGTCGGTCGCAGGGCGGCGCGGGCGGCACGCGCCCGGCCGGCTCGATGCATCGGCGCGCCTGCCGCGCTAATCGATTCCGCAGGCGCGGCGACACCGAGCGAGCGTCGCGCTCGCGATCTTCCGCGCCTTGTCGGCGCCCTGAAGCAGCACGTCGTCGACGTAGCCGGGATCCTTCGCGAGCGCCTTCCGGCGCTCGCGGGCTTCGCCGAAGCGCTCGTCGAGGAGCGCGATCAACCGCTTCTTGATCTCGGAGTACTTCAGCCCTCCGGCCGCGAAACGCTCGCGCCATTGGGCGATCTCCTCCGCCGAGGCGAAGAGCTTGACGAGATTGAAGACGTTGTTCGCGTCGGGGTCCTTCGGAGCTTCCACGGGAGCGGAGTCGGTGACGATCGCCATCACGCGTTCCTTCAACGCCTTTCCCTCGAGAAAGATCCCGATGTCGTTTCCGTAGGATTTCGACATCTTCTGGCCGTCGATTCCCGGCACGACCCCGGCCTCCGGCAGGATCCGGTCCTGCGGGAGCTTCAGGACCTCGCCGTACAGATGGTTGAAGCTTCCGGCGATGTCGCGGGCGACCTCGACGTGCTGCTTCTGGTCCTTGCCGACCGGGACGATGTCGGCGTCGACGATGAGGATGTCGGCCGCCATCAGGACCGGGTACGAGAAGAGACCGTGGTCCGGGGAGAGGCCGCGCGCGATCTTGTCCTTGTAGGAGTGGCAGCGTTCGAGGAGCCCCATCGGCGTCACCGTCGTCAGGAGCCACGACAGCTCCGGCACCTCGTGGATGTCCGACTGCTTGTAGAACGCGGCGCGGGCGGGATCGAGACCCAGGGCCAGGTAGTCGAGCGCCACGTCGCGAACGTTCTCGCGGAGGACCGCCGGGTCCTTGACGGTCGTCAGGGCGTGGAGGTCCGCGATGAAATAGAACGCGTCGCCGCTGTCCTGGAGCTCGATGTGCTGCCGGATCGCACCGAGGTAGTTGCCGAGGTGGAGCTTGCCCGACGGCTGGATGCCGGAGAGGATTCTCATTCGACCGGGAAGCCTAACAGGTAGAGGCGCGGCGATACATCGAGCCGGCCGGGCGCGTGCCGCTCGCGAGACCCTGCGACGTACCGGACGTGTACGCCTCGGGATCTCGCGGGCGACCCGCATCCCGGCGGGCTCGCGCCTCGCCGCGCCTCGGCCCCGTCAAGCGAGAAAGCTCTTCCTACACCGATCCGAACGCGTCTTGACGTTCCCTTTGCCTTCTTCTAAGGTCGCCTCTGTATGCGCGGAGACGACATCGTCGTAATGCTGACCTCGGTCGGGACGGAAGAGCAGGGCCTCGACATCGCGGAGGCGCTCGTCCACCGGCGGCACGCCGTCTGCGTGAACATGGTCCCTTCTCTGCGGTCGATCTACCGCTGGAAGGGGAAGGTCTGCGAGGACACGGAGTACCTGCTCGTCATCAAGACGATCGCGAAGCGCTTCCCCGACGCCGCGGCCACGATCCGGGAGATCAATTCCTACGAGCTGCCCGAGATCCTCTCGTTCTCGATCCGGAACGCCGACGCCCGGTTCTGCCAGTGGATCGTCGACGGCGCCGAGGAGCCGCGGAGGCGGAGGAAGGCCGCCGTCCCCGCGAAGCCGAAGCGGCGCGGCGCCGCCCGGGGCTCAAAAGGCCGAAAGCGCCCGGCCGAGATCCGCAAGTAGGTCTTCTTCGTCCTCGATCCCGACCGAAATCCGAACCAGTCCCGGCGTGATGCCGAGCTTCGCGCGGTCCTCCTCGGGGACCGACGCGTGCGTCATCGTCGCCGGGTGGCAGATGAG
This is a stretch of genomic DNA from Thermoanaerobaculia bacterium. It encodes these proteins:
- a CDS encoding cupin domain-containing protein, translated to MSDPHPYVVHLEPKFPALRTIDVAGLAAACTDRWYNQTLCRVDEAVVRLGVVEGEYHWHHHDEEDEFFYVVEGRLLVDVREGAAERTLDLSPGQGVVVPKNVEHRPRAPRRTVILMVERGTIVPTGTK
- the trpS gene encoding tryptophan--tRNA ligase, encoding MRILSGIQPSGKLHLGNYLGAIRQHIELQDSGDAFYFIADLHALTTVKDPAVLRENVRDVALDYLALGLDPARAAFYKQSDIHEVPELSWLLTTVTPMGLLERCHSYKDKIARGLSPDHGLFSYPVLMAADILIVDADIVPVGKDQKQHVEVARDIAGSFNHLYGEVLKLPQDRILPEAGVVPGIDGQKMSKSYGNDIGIFLEGKALKERVMAIVTDSAPVEAPKDPDANNVFNLVKLFASAEEIAQWRERFAAGGLKYSEIKKRLIALLDERFGEARERRKALAKDPGYVDDVLLQGADKARKIASATLARCRRACGID
- the cutA gene encoding divalent-cation tolerance protein CutA, giving the protein MLTSVGTEEQGLDIAEALVHRRHAVCVNMVPSLRSIYRWKGKVCEDTEYLLVIKTIAKRFPDAAATIREINSYELPEILSFSIRNADARFCQWIVDGAEEPRRRRKAAVPAKPKRRGAARGSKGRKRPAEIRK
- a CDS encoding PLP-dependent transferase, whose product is LICHPATMTHASVPEEDRAKLGITPGLVRISVGIEDEEDLLADLGRALSAF